The following proteins are co-located in the Eptesicus fuscus isolate TK198812 chromosome 9, DD_ASM_mEF_20220401, whole genome shotgun sequence genome:
- the LOC129150380 gene encoding leukocyte elastase inhibitor-like — MEQLSLANTRFAVDLFRTLKDNNPSGNIFISPISISSALAMVFLGARGTTAAQMSKTLHFDAVKEIHSSFQSLNADINKRGAPYILKLANRLYGEKTYEFLPEFLASTQKMYGAELASVDFQRASEDARKVINAWVKGQTEGKIPELLGEGMVDDRTKLVLVNAIYFKGNWQEKFSQKATIDKPFRLNKKDTKTVKMMYQKSTYPLGYIEDLKCRVLELPYQGRELSMVILLPDDIEDEATGLKKIEEQLTLEKLHEWTKPENLSSTEVKVHLPRFKLEESYNLNSHLASLGIEELFTTRADLSGMSRARDLFVSKIVHKSFVEVNEEGTEAAAATVADCVYYSFMPEENFVADHPFIFFIRHNPSTNILFLGRLSSP; from the exons ATGGAGCAGCTGAGCTTGGCCAACACCCGGTTCGCAGTGGACCTCTTCCGCACCCTGAAGGACAACAACCCCTCCGGGAACATCTTCATCTCCCCCATAAGCATTTCCTCGGCGCTGGCCATGGTCTTCCTGGGGGCCAGAGGCACGACCGCGGCACAGATGTCCAAG ACTCTTCACTTCGATGCGGTTAAGGAGATTCATTCCAGTTTCCAGAGTCTGAATGCTGATATCAACAAGCGCGGGGCTCCCTATATTCTGAAACTTGCTAACAGGTTATATGGAGAGAAAACCTATGAGTTCCTCCCT gaGTTCTTAGCTTCAACCCAGAAAATGTATGGAGCTGAACTGGCCAGTGTAGATTTTCAGCGAGCCTCTGAAGATGCAAGAAAGGTGATAAACGCATGGGTCAAAGGGCAGACTGAAG gCAAAATTCCAGAATTGTTGGGTGAAGGCATGGTTGATGATAGGACTAAACTTGTGCTAGTTAATGCCATCTATTTCAAAGGAAACTGGCAGGAGAAATTCAGTCAAAAGGCCACAATCGATAAACCTTTCAGATTGAATAAG AAAGACACAAAAACAGTGAAAATGATGTATCAGAAGAGCACATACCCACTTGGCTACATCGAGGACCTTAAGTGCCGGGTGCTGGAGCTGCCTTACCAGGGCAGGGAGCTCAGCATGGTCATCCTGCTGCCAGATGACATCGAGGACGAGGCCACGGGTCTGAAGAAG ATCGAAGAACAATTGACCTTAGAAAAACTGCATGAGTGGACCAAACCTGAGAATCTGAGTTCCACTGAAGTCAAAGTCCACCTGCCCAGGTTCAAGCTGGAAGAGAGCTACAACCTCAACTCtcacctggccagcctgggtataGAGGAGCTCTTTACTACCAGGGCTGATCTGTCTGGCATGTCAAGAGCCAGAGATCTTTTTGTATCAAAAATTGTCCACAAGTCTTTTGTGGAAGTAAATGAGGAGGGCACAGAGGCAGCGGCTGCCACAGTTGCAGATTGCGTATATTACTCATTTATGCCAGAGGAAAATTTTGTGGCCGAccatccattcatttttttcattcgaCACAATCCCTCAACTAACATCCTGTTCTTAGGCAGACTTTCTTCCCCGTAG